Proteins co-encoded in one Arachis stenosperma cultivar V10309 chromosome 7, arast.V10309.gnm1.PFL2, whole genome shotgun sequence genomic window:
- the LOC130939746 gene encoding serine/threonine-protein phosphatase 7 long form homolog, translating into MAKRQKARDVDRPELHIVNYLSNPDYSSRMMTCDHPLPPDRYHPSVEDHLRVTGFYHASQIGVVQGQKALINALVERWRPETHTFHLPIGECTVTLEDVAVILGLPTNGLPVTGMTLSSFEALEGECFHQFGVAPRKADCRGSGIKMTWLRNLKERIQLTDENSMQRYVKCHIMLLLGTILLGDKSGASVHWKFLPLLRDFHSISNFSWGSACLAHLYRSLCRASRFDCKEIDGPLTLLLAWFWIRLPYLAPPTREPRSFPLANRWRNWERGDNRYRYLSLAHFRKALDEVQEGQFVWVAYGVDRIDPGIIPEDIFLHAVVWSATVPLISFESIEWHATDRIRRQFGLVQGVPSEETNLGRAHGETLAGPKNLDWATAPSHSCWIMRWTNRYNYILREYVEPSQHPLDVYIDWYRARYGNHLRLSNVVVQENDEGEQVMDDEGNPAINDEGSPVMQDEGSPVIHVANEEPGAHSHPHPPPPPASQEQFQTSVPYAVPTQYTPSYPIDQQYWSTPQWDAGEGASFSQLLGFMAADAGQSQFGHQPEFMPGRYSLDARIPCRTASVASGGLETGDSSRSEGGRGIFTSRNLRRVSMGQIEENAGTGEHETDQYLVEEPDDEEMDEDQEESDDDEMDEDEESRNNGPDDADDAGETGKHYNLRVDPPRRSANRYTPSMFKKAKKKCKNILENIKWATRK; encoded by the exons ATGGCTAAAAGACAGAAAGCTAGAGATGTTGATCGTCCTGAACTTCACATTGTAAATTATTTGTCTAATCCTGATTAT AGTTCACGGATGATGACATGTGACCACCCACTGCCTCCTGATCGGTACCATCCAAGTGTAGAGGATCATTTACGGGTTACTGGGTTTTATCATGCCTCTCAGATTGGAGTAGTTCAAGGACAGAAAGCATTGATAAATGCTTTAGTTGAGAGGTGGCGGCCGGAAACACACACCTTCCACCTTCCGATTGGTGAGTGCACAGTGACCCTGGAGGATGTAGCCGTTATTTTGGGCCTCCCGACGAACGGTCTTCCGGTGACGGGGATGACCTTGAGCAGCTTTGAAGCATTGGAGGGTGAGTGTTTCCATCAGTTTGGGGTTGCACCGAGAAAGGCCGACTGCAGAGGGAGCGGCATAAAAATGACATGGCTTAGGAATCTAAAAGAACGTATACAACTGACTGACGAAAACAGTATGCAGAGGTACGTCAAGTGCCACATTATGTTGTTATTGGGTACTATCTTACTTGGAGACAAGTCAGGGGCATCTGTGCACTGGAAGTTTCTGCCTTTGCTCCGGGATTTTCATAGTATCAGTAATTTTAGTTGGGGATCGGCATGTTTGGCGCACCTATACCGGTCCTTATGCCGGGCCTCTCGTTTTGATTGTAAAGAAATCGATGGTCCGTTAACACTGCTGCTAGCTTGGTTTTGGATCCGCCTACCCTATCTTGCGCCCCCTACTAGGGAACCACGCAGTTTTCCGCTTGCAAACAG GTGGCGTAACTGGGAGCGTGGTGACAATCGGTATAGATATCTTAGTCTCGCCCACTTTAGGAAGGCGTTAGATGAGGTTCAGGAAGGGCAG TTCGTGTGGGTTGCTTATGGTGTGGATCGCATTGATCCGGGCATAATCCCAGAAGACATCTTCCTGCACGCAGTAGTCTGGAGCGCTACGGTTCCGCTGATTTCATTCGAATCTATTGAGTGGCATGCAACGGATAGAATTAGAAGACAATTTGGTTTGGTTCAGGGAGTTCCATCTGAGGAAACAAATCTGGGAAGGGCACATGGAGAAACACTTGCTGGTCCTAAGAATCTTGACTGGGCCACAGCCCCGTCCCATTCATGTTGGATTATGCGCTGGACAAACAGGTATAATTACATTCTGCGTGAGTATGTGGAACCTTCACAGCATCCGTTGGATGTTTACATAGACTGGTATCGTGCACGGTATGGCAACCATTTGAGATTGTCAAATGTTGTGGTTCAAGAGAACGATGAAGGTGAACAAGTAATGGATGATGAGGGTAACCCAGCTATAAATGATGAGGGTAGCCCAGTAATGCAAGATGAGGGTAGCCCAGTTATTCATGTAGCCAATGAAGAACCGGGGGCACATTCACATCCACATCCACCTCCACCTCCAGCTTCCCAAGAACAATTTCAGACCTCGGTACCATATGCTGTTCCGACACAATATACCCCGTCATACCCAATAGATCAACAATATTGGAGTACTCCACAATGGGATGCTGGAGAGGGTGCTTCTTTTAGCCAGTTGCTTGGCTTCATGGCTGCGGATGCAGGGCAGTCACAATTTGGCCATCAACCTGAATTTATGCCCGGGAGGTATTCTTTGGACGCGAGGATTCCATGCCGCACTGCCTCAGTTGCTTCTGGAGGTTTGGAAACTGGAGATTCCAGTAGAAGTGAAGGCGGTCGGGGGATATTTACTAGCCGGAACCTACGGCGTGTATCAATGGGTCAGATTGAAGAAAATGCCGGGACAGGTGAGCATGAAACGGATCAGTATCTCGTGGAAGAACCGGATGATGAGGAGATGGATGAGGATCAAGAGGAGAGCGACGATGACGAGATGGATGAGGATGAAGAATCCCGCAACAATGGTCCTGATGATGCGGATGATGCAG GTGAGACAGGTAAACATTACAATCTCAGGGTGGACCCGCCACGTCGGAGTGCTAATCGATACACCCCGTCCATGTTCAAGAAGGCCAAGAAGAAATGCAAGAACATCCTCGAGAACATAAAGTGGGCAACAAGAAAGTAG
- the LOC130940481 gene encoding nuclear transcription factor Y subunit C-2 yields the protein MDKSEQTQQQQQQQQQHVIGVAASASQMAYSSHYPTAPMMASGTPAVVVPSPTQSPTAFSNSPHQLAYQQAQHFHHQQQQQQQQQLQLFWANQMQEIEQTIDFKNHSLPLARIKKIMKADEDVRMISAEAPVIFAKACEMFILELTLRSWIHTEENKRRTLQKNDIAAAISRNDVFDFLVDIIPRDELKEEGLGIAKATIPIVGSPADMPYYYVSPQHPVGPPGMIMGKPVDQAALYSTQQPRAPMAFMPWPQAPSQQQPPQQEQTDS from the coding sequence ATGGATAAATCTGAGCAGACtcagcagcagcagcaacaacaacaacagcatGTGATAGGTGTTGCAGCAAGTGCTAGCCAAATGGCTTATTCTTCTCACTACCCGACTGCTCCTATGATGGCATCTGGTACACCTGCTGTAGTTGTGCCTTCACCGACGCAGTCTCCAACCGCTTTTTCCAATTCCCCGCACCAGCTTGCATACCAGCAAGCGCAACACTTCCATCACCAGCAACAGCAGCAACAGCAGCAGCAGCTTCAACTGTTCTGGGCAAACCAAATGCAAGAAATTGAGCAAACAATTGACTTTAAGAACCACAGCCTCCCCCTTGCTCGCATTAAAAAGATCATGAAAGCCGATGAAGATGTCCGGATGATTTCAGCAGAAGCTCCAGTAATATTTGCAAAAGCATGTGAAATGTTCATCCTGGAGTTGACTTTGCGATCTTGGATCCACACCGAAGAGAACAAGAGGAGAACTCTGCAAAAGAATGATATAGCAGCTGCTATTTCGAGAAATGATGTTTTTGATTTCTTGGTTGATATCATTCCAAGAGATGAGTTGAAAGAGGAGGGACTCGGAATAGCAAAGGCTACTATTCCAATAGTGGGTTCTCCGGCTGATATGCCATATTATTATGTCTCTCCGCAGCACCCTGTAGGGCCTCCAGGGATGATAATGGGAAAGCCAGTTGATCAAGCAGCACTGTATTCCACACAGCAGCCTCGAGCTCCGATGGCTTTCATGCCATGGCCGCAGGCGCCCTCGCAACAGCAGCCACCCCAACAGGAACAAACAGACTCTTGA
- the LOC130941515 gene encoding SKP1-like protein 20, with amino-acid sequence MSGISDTERMITLKTVEGTLFDVKSSIAKDLKTVQAFIDDSDDDVTSPIPLPNVFTRELSRILDYLNNHHRFRSGIEKADEEMARYDAEFAKSMSHEELKALILAANYLNVKDLLEFLNQTVADVIQNKSVEFVRNFFGIENDYTPEEEEKLRNENEWAFNGVEQD; translated from the coding sequence ATGTCTGGAATATCAGACACCGAGAGGATGATAACCCTAAAGACCGTCGAAGGCACCCTCTTCGACGTAAAATCCTCGATAGCGAAGGATCTCAAGACGGTCCAAGCCTTCATTGACGATTCCGACGATGACGTCACCAGCCCCATCCCACTCCCCAACGTCTTCACCCGCGAGCTCTCAAGAATCCTCGACTACctcaacaaccaccaccgcTTCCGCTCCGGTATCGAAAAAGCCGACGAGGAAATGGCGCGCTACGACGCCGAGTTCGCGAAATCGATGAGCCACGAGGAACTCAAGGCTCTGATCCTCGCCGCTAACTACCTCAACGTGAAGGATCTCCTCGAATTTCTCAACCAAACCGTTGCGGATGTCATCCAGAACAAGAGCGTTGAGTTCGTGAGGAATTTCTTCGGGATCGAGAATGATTACACTcctgaggaagaagagaagttaCGCAACGAAAACGAGTGGGCCTTCAACGGTGTTGAGCAAGATTGA